GGCGCCACCATGCAACGGCTCGATGACGAACTTGTCAGTGAGCTGAACTGGTTGGCACAGGTCAATGCCCGGCGTGGGTCGGACGGCACCGCGGGCCTTAACGATGTGGTGAATGAGGTCGCACGACTGAAGGTCGTACAGAAAGACGCGATCTACATGATCCTCGTCGCGTTTGAGAACAAACCGTTCCTCGAACTGACTTCGGATCTTGAATCGCTGCCGCCCCAGGCGCTGACGGCGGAGGGAATGTTCGAGTTCGAATATGAAGCCCGTGTGCTGAACAGTGAGACCGGGCGGCGGGAACTGGCCAAGCATCCAGCGGTCGGCCGGGTCGGCAATTTCCTGTATAGCGGCGTGGACGGCACGAAGGTGCGCGCTGTCATCCTGACGGCAAGGGATATCAGCGAAGTCACGGAAATTCGCGACGCAGCGCAGCAGACGGTTGTGCGGGTCGGTATCTTCTCTCTCTTCCTCGCGCTGGCGCTTGGCGCGTTTTACAGCGGCACATTCCTGCGGCGGGTTGACCAGATCGGGCAGACCGTCAAGGCCATCCGCGATGGTGACCTGACCAAGCGGATTGCCCTGTCGGGCGCACAGGACGAATTCGATACGCTGTCTGACAATATCAACGGCATGCTTGATCAGATCGAGCGGCTGATGACCGGCATGCGGCAGGTCTCGGACAACATTGCCCATGACCTTCGCTCGCCCCTGACACGGATCAAGGCGCGGCTGGACTCCGCGCTCAATGATCCGGCCGCCGATCAGGCGGCGGTGATCGAGCGGACCCAGTCAGACGTCGAGCGGTTGCTGGCCACTTTCAATGCGCTCCTGTCCATTACACGTATCGAATCCGGGGAGGGCGGCGGCACAAAGGTACCGGTCGACGTCTCTGCGGTCGCGGAGGAGATGCTTGAGCTCTACGAGCCCGCAGCGGACGATGACGGCTTTGTGCTGGTCGGCAATATCCAGACCGCGCCAACGGTGATGGGCTCAAGGGAACTGATCAGCCAGGCGATCGCCAACCTTCTCGACAACGCCCTGAAATATGCCCGGCGAAACCCTGAGGATCCAGGCGACGTTCAGCCTACGATTGAACTGACCGTCGCACCGCGTCCCGACGGTGGTATCCTGCTGTCGGTGATGGACAATGGCCCTGGCGTCTCTGAAGGCGACTATGACCGCATCCTGCAGCGTTTTGTGCGGCTGGAGCGGAGCCGGTCGACCCAGGGCAATGGCCTCGGGCTGTCTCTCGTGGCCGCGATCGCGAGGCGCCACGGCGCGCAATTGTCGATCGGCCGTGGGTTGCCGCACAGTACTGATACCCGCGCACTGCACCGGCCCGATGCCTACGGTCTGGGTGTGCGAATCAGTTTCCCGCCAGCGGCGAAGCCCGTCAAACGCGCTCTGGCCCCCACGGCCGACCGGCCTGGCGCACCGCCATCGAGCTAAAGGCCAGCGAAAATAAGGGGTATTTGCAACTTCCCCCTTGCAAGGCAGGAAAAATCACCGCTCTAATCAACTTCTCAACAGGCTTGAGCCCGGTAGGAGGCTTTGGAGAACACCCATGAGTAAGGCAGAATTCATCAGCAACGTCGCCGCCGCCGGTGACATGACCAACGCAGAGGCAAAGCGCATGGTCGAGCTCGTCTTTGGCGAAATTGAAAAAGGTCTGAAAAAGGCCAAGAAGGAAGGGAAGTACACGATCGGTACGTTCGGCACCTTCACGATTACCAAGCGCCCGGCACGCAAGGGCCGCAATCCTCGCACCGGTGAAGAGATCAAGATCAAGGCATCGAAATCCCTTCGGTTCCGTCCTTCGTCGAACCTTAAAGAAGCAGCTGGCATCGCCAAGTAAGGCGCACCCTGCTGGGTGATTTCAATGATCCCCACGCTACAGGCGAAACTGGAGGCTGCGCTCGAACAGGGCGCGGCCTCTTCTATTTTGGCGGCGGGCGCAGCGGATGATGCTGCGCCCGAGCACGCGCTTGACCGTTTCTTGAAGGGCGTAGAAGCTCTGTCACCCTTTCTGGGTCGCCTCTGTCACCATACGGAAGATCGACTGGCGCGGGTGCTGGCCGCCCCGGCTGAACGCGGTCTCGCATCTCTGATGCCTGAGGTCATGGACGGCGAGGACGGTGCATCGGCCAAGAGCCGGTTGCGCCACGCCAAGGCGGATTTCGCGCTGGCCTTGGGGCTTGCCGATCTGGCGGGTGTTTTCGACCTTGAAGATGTCATCCAGACCCTCAGTGATTTCGCGGATGTCTGTACGCAGATCGCCCTCAACGCCGCGTGGGTGGATGTGCTTGCCTTGCGCGGTCTGCAATTCACAAAGGATGCCCCTTCAAAGCCGGACGGCATTGCGATCATTGCCATGGGTAAACATGGCGGTCGCGAGCTGAATTACTCCAGCGATATCGATCTCGTCGCTGTCTATGACCCGGACGACATCCCGGTGGCGGAGGATAGCCGCCTCGATGTGAAGGCAGTCGCGGTCAAGGCCGTGCAGTTCATGGTTGATATCCTCAGCCAACAGACGGCCGAGGGTTATGTATTCCGTACGGACCTTCGGCTGCGCCCCAATCCGGGGGCGACGTCCGTGGCTGTCAGCCTCACGGCAGCGGAGCATTATTACGAGGTTTACGGCCAGAACTGGGAACGTGCCGCCTATATCAAGGCGCGCTTTTGTGCGGGCGATGAGCAGGTGGGCCGGCGCTTTCTCGAGGATATGCAGCCATTCATCTGGCGCCGGAACCTCGACTATGGTGCGGTCGCCGATATCCACGCCATCAAGCAGCAGATCCACGCCGAAAAGGGCAATCCGAGCCTGAAAGTGGCCGGGGCCAATATCAAGCTGGGGCAGGGCGGGATCCGCGAGATCGAGTTTTTCGCACAGACCCAGCAACTCCTTCTTGGCGGCCGCGACCTGAAACTGCGATCCTCCCGCACGGTTGAGGCGTTGCGCGCCTTGCACGACACCGGACAGAT
This genomic stretch from Parvularcula sp. LCG005 harbors:
- a CDS encoding HU family DNA-binding protein — translated: MSKAEFISNVAAAGDMTNAEAKRMVELVFGEIEKGLKKAKKEGKYTIGTFGTFTITKRPARKGRNPRTGEEIKIKASKSLRFRPSSNLKEAAGIAK
- a CDS encoding HAMP domain-containing sensor histidine kinase, which codes for MPTADDTPLTQRRFLPRLFRTSAFRYTIAFFILFVLSIGGIGYFVFASTLGATMQRLDDELVSELNWLAQVNARRGSDGTAGLNDVVNEVARLKVVQKDAIYMILVAFENKPFLELTSDLESLPPQALTAEGMFEFEYEARVLNSETGRRELAKHPAVGRVGNFLYSGVDGTKVRAVILTARDISEVTEIRDAAQQTVVRVGIFSLFLALALGAFYSGTFLRRVDQIGQTVKAIRDGDLTKRIALSGAQDEFDTLSDNINGMLDQIERLMTGMRQVSDNIAHDLRSPLTRIKARLDSALNDPAADQAAVIERTQSDVERLLATFNALLSITRIESGEGGGTKVPVDVSAVAEEMLELYEPAADDDGFVLVGNIQTAPTVMGSRELISQAIANLLDNALKYARRNPEDPGDVQPTIELTVAPRPDGGILLSVMDNGPGVSEGDYDRILQRFVRLERSRSTQGNGLGLSLVAAIARRHGAQLSIGRGLPHSTDTRALHRPDAYGLGVRISFPPAAKPVKRALAPTADRPGAPPSS